One stretch of Astatotilapia calliptera chromosome 3, fAstCal1.2, whole genome shotgun sequence DNA includes these proteins:
- the LOC113019202 gene encoding myeloid-associated differentiation marker homolog produces the protein MPLIVVPTSQLLWMRVAALLFTCVAFSVAAHGAHLPHQGMADWCIFCWAFSFACTLLVLLVELFGLQARVPVSWSNFPITVACYAALLCLSASIIFPVFFLRHQQASETRDHRIVSTVFSCLAAVAYMGEVSLSKARPGEVAGYMATAPGLLKVCQTFLACIIFILISSPVTYDHHPALKWCMAVYCICFILSMAVVVLCVGEWTGCLPIPFSKFLSAYGLLAVIMYLTATILWPVFQFNKSYRRNDNSETIAASVITAINFLLYVADLVYSARLVFVSG, from the coding sequence ATGCCATTGATTGTGGTCCCTACTTCCCAGTTGCTCTGGATGCGAGTAGCTGCCCTGTTATTCACCTGTGTTGCATTTAGTGTCGCTGCACATGGAGCTCATCTGCCACACCAAGGCATGGCTGACTGGTGCATCTTCTGCTGGGCGTTCAGCTTCGCTTGCACTCTGCTGGTCCTGCTGGTAGAGTTGTTCGGCCTCCAGGCCCGGGTGCCAGTGTCCTGGTCCAACTTCCCCATCACTGTCGCCTGCTATGCTGCACTCCTCTGCCTTTCAGCATCCATCATCTTCCCAGTCTTCTTCCTTAGACACCAACAGGCCAGTGAAACCCGTGACCATCGCATAGTTTCCACAGTcttctcctgcctggcagcgGTTGCCTACATGGGGGAGGTGAGCCTGTCTAAAGCAAGGCCAGGAGAGGTGGCAGGTTACATGGCTACAGCTCCGGGCTTattgaaagtgtgccagacctTTTTGGCCTGTATTAtcttcatcctcatcagcaGCCCAGTGACATACGACCATCATCCAGCACTGAAGTGGTGCATGGCAGTGTACTGCATCTGCTTCATCCTCTCCATGGCTGTGGTGGTGCTGTGTGTGGGAGAGTGGACCGGCTGTCTCCCCATCCCATTCTCCAAGTTCCTTTCGGCATACGGGCTCCTGGCAGTTATCATGTATTTGACTGCCACCATCCTCTGGCCTGTGTTCCAGTTTAACAAGAGTTACAGGAGAAACGATAACTCAGAAACAATCGCTGCTTCTGTAATCACTGCCATCAATTTCCTGCTTTACGTTGCTGACCTAGTGTACAGTGCCAGGTTAGTGTTTGTCAGTGGctga